Within the Leptotrichia sp. oral taxon 498 genome, the region TTGCGCAACTGAACAATCTGTCATTGTGGACAATAAAATTTATGATAGAGTTAGACAGGAATTCTTAGACAGAGGTGCCTATATATTAAACGAGGAAGAAAAACAAAAGGTTAGAGAAATTTTGTTTGTAAATGGCAGATTAAATGCGGAAGTAGTTGGAAAAGGTGCTTATATAATCGCACAAATGGCAGGACTTGAAATTCCTCACGCTGCAAAAGTATTAATTGGAGAAGTTGAATCGACAGGAATGGAAGAACCATTTGCACACGAAAAATTATCGCCAGTACTTGCAATGTATAGAAGTGAGAATTTTAAAGATGCACTTGATAAAGCGGAAACATTGGTTGAATTAGGAGGACTTGGACACACTTCGGCTCTTTATGTAAATTTGGCGGAAAGAGAAAAAATTGATGAATTTGGAAGAAAAATGAAAACAGGAAGAACACTAATTAATATGCCGGCTTCACTTGGAGCAATTGGAGATGTGTTTAACTTTAAATTGGAACCATCATTGACACTTGGATGCGGTTCTTGGGGTGGAAACTCAGTTTCTGAAAATATCGGAGTAAAACATCTTATCAATGTTAAAACAATAGCGGAAAGAAGGGAAAATATGTTGTGGTTCAAAGTGCCTCAGAAAGTATATTTTAAATATGGTTCACTTCCAACAGCTTTGGAAGAATTAAAAGGAGAACATAAAAAAGCCTTTATCGTAACAGATAGCGTGCTAGCAGAATTGGGATACACAGATCACATTACAAAAGTCTTGGAAGAAATCGGAATTGACTTTAGAATTTTCTCTGATGTAAAAGCAGATCCATTACTTAGCTCAACTCAAGAGGGAGCAAAAGCTATGCTTGAATTTAAGCCAGATGTAATTATTGCGCTTGGTGGAGGTTCAGCGATGGATGCCGCTAAGATTATGTGGGTTCTATATGAATATCCAGAAACTAAATTTAAAGATTTGGCAATGAGATTTATGGACATAAGAAAAAGAATTTTGCCATTCCCTAAAATGGGACTAAAAGCTAAATTTATTGCAGTTGCAACATCAGCTGGAACTGGTTCAGAAGTTACACCATTTTCAATTATTACAGATGATGAAACTGGAGTAAAATATTCACTTGCAGACTATGAATTAACTCCAAATGTGGCGATAAATGATCCAGAATTAATGCTTTCAATGCCTAAAGGACTTACTGTGGCTTCAGGAATTGATGTATTTACTCACGCACTTGAGTCTTATGTTTCAGTTATGGCGACAGAATATACAAAACCTTATTCATTGGAAGCGGCTAGATTGGTATTCAAATATCTTCCAGAGTCAGTTGATGGTGGAGCAAAAGCTATAAAAGCTAAAGAAAAAATGGCAAATGCTTCTTGTCTTGCAGGTATGGCTTTCGCAAATGCATTTTTGGGAATTAACCACTCGCTTGCACATAAATTAGGTGGAAAATTCCATATTCCTCATGGAATTGCAAATGCACTTATATTAGAAACTGTAATAAGATATAATGCTGCTGACGCACCTACAAAAATGGGAGTTTTCCCTCAGTACAGATATCCAAACGCAATGCAAAGATATGCAGAAATGTCTGACCATTTAGGATTTGGAAAAGATGTACATACAAAAGAAGAAAAAATGGAAAAATTAATTGACGGAATTGTGGAAATTAAAAAACGAATTGGTATACCTATGACAATTAAAGATTGGGGAGTGCCTGAAAAAGACTTTTTAGAAGCGGTTGATGAAATGGCATTGAATGCATTTGATGATCAATGTACAGCAGCTAACCCTAGATACCCACTAATTTCTGAATTGAAGGAAATTTTACTAGAAGCTTATTATGGAACAAAAGATTATAAAAAAGAAGAAGAATAGTTAGTTTTCTAAATTAAAACTTTCTAAACTAAAACTATTTTAACAAAAAGATGGCAAGAAGTCTCCAACTTCTATAAGTGGGAGATGAATTGCATTTTTGATTAACATTTGTAGCAAAATGTATTACACTAAATATATCAGGGTAGGAACTACCCGAAGAGCTTGGTAAATATATTTGGCTAACAAAAGCAGATACTTCCCAAGAAGCTCCCGCTTTTAGAAGCGGGAGTAGTTCACTAAAACTGCACTTAAAATCTTAAATACAAGATAAGAGAGTGTAGTTTTTTTATATTAAAATAAAAAATATTTGTATACAAAAATAAATAACTTGCAAATATGTATTTTTCTAGATATAATAAGATATATAAAAATTTTGGATAAGGAAGGGAGAAAATCTAAGTATGAAAAATATTTTGAAATTTTTGATTAAACGGATTTTGATGGGGCTTGGAACACTTTGGCTTGTCGTTACGATTACATTTTTTTTGATACATATGTTGCCCGGCGATCCATTTCAAGATGAAAAAGCGATACCACCTGCAATTAAAGCAAATTTGATGGCAAAATATCATTTGGATAAACCTTTAGGCGTTCAGTATGTGGAATATTTAAAAAGTGTTTCAACTGGAGATTTGGGAATGTCTATGAAGGCGTCTGGAAGAACGGTAAACAGCATGATAGAGGATGGATTTCCAAAATCAGCTGATTTAGGAGCAAGGGCTTTAATTTTTGCACTTATAGTGGGAATTCCTTTAGGGATTATAGCTGGACTTAATAGAGGAAAGTATCAGGACAAAATTGCGATGTTGATTGCGATAGTTGGGATTTCTGTGCCAAGTTTCGTACTGGCTGGACTTTTACAAAAATATTCAGTCGATGTTCACAACAGAATTTTAATTGGTAAATTGCACTTGCCACTTTTAAAAATTTCACTGCTTGGTTGGAGAAAACCTGAGAATAAAATACTTCCTGTAATTTCACTGGGGCTTTATACGATAGCGCTTGTGGCTAGACTTTTGCGGGATAAAATGATAGAAGTGATGGGGCAGGATTACATAAAACTTGCGATTGCAAAAGGTGTGAAACCACGAGATGTGGTTTTTAAACATGCTTTGAGAAATGCAATTTTGCCGATTATTACGATAATGGGACCGACAATTGCGGCGGTTCTTACAGGTTCGTTTGTAATTGAGCAGATGTTTTCGATTCCGGGACTTGGAAAATATTTTGTTGGTAGTATTAACGACAGAGATTATACTTTAATTTTGGGAGTTACGGTGTTTTATGCAATCTTTTTGATTTCGATTATGATAGTTATGGACATTATCTATGTTTTGGTTGACCCTAAAATTAAACTTGGGAAAGGAGAAAATGAGTAAATGACACAAGATATAAAAAATAATGATTATTTGCCAAAACCAGAAGACTTTGAAATAGTGGGACCAAATTTGGCACAAAGTGAAGTTATTTACAAGCCAAGTTTAACTTTTTGGCAAGACGGGCTGAGAAGGTTTAAAAAGAATAAATTGGCACTTA harbors:
- the adhE gene encoding bifunctional acetaldehyde-CoA/alcohol dehydrogenase, yielding MAVKDLDSLKELIARVRRAQEEFSTFDQETVDKIFRKVAQKINDERITLAKMAVEETGMGIIEDKVIKNHFASEYIYNKYKDEKTCGVLEEDRSYGVKKIATPIGVIAGVIPTTNPTSTAAFKILLTLKTRNGIILSPHPRAKKCTIYAAKLALEEAIKYGAPKDIIGWVDEPSVELSKELMENADLILATGGPGMVKAAYSSGKPAIGVGAGNTPVIIDETADIKMTVNYILMSKTFDNGVICATEQSVIVDNKIYDRVRQEFLDRGAYILNEEEKQKVREILFVNGRLNAEVVGKGAYIIAQMAGLEIPHAAKVLIGEVESTGMEEPFAHEKLSPVLAMYRSENFKDALDKAETLVELGGLGHTSALYVNLAEREKIDEFGRKMKTGRTLINMPASLGAIGDVFNFKLEPSLTLGCGSWGGNSVSENIGVKHLINVKTIAERRENMLWFKVPQKVYFKYGSLPTALEELKGEHKKAFIVTDSVLAELGYTDHITKVLEEIGIDFRIFSDVKADPLLSSTQEGAKAMLEFKPDVIIALGGGSAMDAAKIMWVLYEYPETKFKDLAMRFMDIRKRILPFPKMGLKAKFIAVATSAGTGSEVTPFSIITDDETGVKYSLADYELTPNVAINDPELMLSMPKGLTVASGIDVFTHALESYVSVMATEYTKPYSLEAARLVFKYLPESVDGGAKAIKAKEKMANASCLAGMAFANAFLGINHSLAHKLGGKFHIPHGIANALILETVIRYNAADAPTKMGVFPQYRYPNAMQRYAEMSDHLGFGKDVHTKEEKMEKLIDGIVEIKKRIGIPMTIKDWGVPEKDFLEAVDEMALNAFDDQCTAANPRYPLISELKEILLEAYYGTKDYKKEEE
- a CDS encoding ABC transporter permease; this translates as MKNILKFLIKRILMGLGTLWLVVTITFFLIHMLPGDPFQDEKAIPPAIKANLMAKYHLDKPLGVQYVEYLKSVSTGDLGMSMKASGRTVNSMIEDGFPKSADLGARALIFALIVGIPLGIIAGLNRGKYQDKIAMLIAIVGISVPSFVLAGLLQKYSVDVHNRILIGKLHLPLLKISLLGWRKPENKILPVISLGLYTIALVARLLRDKMIEVMGQDYIKLAIAKGVKPRDVVFKHALRNAILPIITIMGPTIAAVLTGSFVIEQMFSIPGLGKYFVGSINDRDYTLILGVTVFYAIFLISIMIVMDIIYVLVDPKIKLGKGENE